The following proteins are encoded in a genomic region of Glycine soja cultivar W05 chromosome 17, ASM419377v2, whole genome shotgun sequence:
- the LOC114393406 gene encoding transcription factor GTE6-like isoform X2 codes for MMETFGASISEARDAATANSNGENEIEGFKQRVDEIISKVDKLEQKVHDIENFYSSMNKNQTSTPKGNSAAKDKDKEKHVPSIKKQQQDASRREAAASKRMQDLMRQFGTILRQITQHKWAWPFMQPVDIEGLGLHDYYEVIDKPMDFSTIKNQMEAKDGTGYKHVREICADVRLVFKNAMKYNDERSDVHVMAKTLLSKFEEKWLQLLPKVTEEETRREEEEAEAQLALQVAQEAAQAKMARDLSNELYEVDVILEELREMVVKRFRKMSTEEKRKLGDALTRLSPEDLSKALEIVAQNNPSFQATAEEVDLDMDAQSESTLWRLKFFVKEALEVQGKNSGSMGGNENQNNKRKRELCDAIAKTKKKTKKLT; via the exons ATG ATGGAAACATTTGGTGCATCGATTTCAGAGGCGAGGGATGCTGCAACCGCAAATTCTAATGGTGAAAATGAAATAGAGGGTTTCAAGCAACGCGTTGATGAGATAATTTCAAAAGTTGACAAG CTTGAGCAGAAAGTACATGATATAGAGAATTTTTACTCGAGTATGAATAAAAACCAAACAAGCACGCCCAAAGGTAACTCAGCAGCAAAGGATAAAGATAAGGAGAAACATGTTCCAAGTATTAAGAAGCAACAGCAGGATGCCTCTCGTAGAGAAGCGGCTGCTTCAAAAAGAATGCAAGATCTTATGCGTCAGTTCGGCACAATTCTACGCCAG ATCACACAACACAAGTGGGCTTGGCCTTTTATGCAGCCTGTGGACATAGAAGGCCTTGGTTTACATGATTATTATGAG GTCATTGACAAGCCCATGGATTTCAGTACTATTAAGAATCAAATGGAGGCCAAGGATGGTACTGGATATAAGCATGTTCGGGAAATATGTGCTGATGTGAGGTTGGTTTTCAAGAATGCTATGAAATATAACGACGAAAGAAGTGATGTTCATGTGATGGCAAAAACTTTGTTGTCAAAGTTTGAGGAGAAATGGTTGCAACTTTTACCTAAAGTTACTGAAGAG GAAACAAGACGAGAAGAGGAAGAAGCTGAAGCACAGCTAGCCTTGCAAGTTGCTCAAGAAGCAGCTCAAGCCAAAATGGCTAGAGATTTAAGTAATGAG CTGTATGAAGTTGATGTGATTTTAGAAGAACTACGAGAGATGGTTGTTAAAAGATTCAG AAAAATGTCAactgaagaaaagagaaagcttgGAGATGCTCTCACCCGGTTGTCACCTGAAGATCTAAGCAAAGCATTGGAAATTGTTGCTCAAAACAATCCAAGCTTCCAAGCAACTGCCGAAGAGGTGGATCTTGACATGGATGCTCAG AGCGAGTCTACCTTGTGGAGGTTAAAGTTTTTTGTTAAGGAGGCTTTAGAAGTGCAGGGCAAGAACTCAGGAAGCATGGGTGGCAATGAAAACCAGAACAACAAACGGAAAAGAGAGTTGTGTGATGCTATTGccaaaacgaagaagaagaccaagaagCTTACTTGA
- the LOC114393406 gene encoding transcription factor GTE6-like isoform X1: MVLTTSLMETFGASISEARDAATANSNGENEIEGFKQRVDEIISKVDKLEQKVHDIENFYSSMNKNQTSTPKGNSAAKDKDKEKHVPSIKKQQQDASRREAAASKRMQDLMRQFGTILRQITQHKWAWPFMQPVDIEGLGLHDYYEVIDKPMDFSTIKNQMEAKDGTGYKHVREICADVRLVFKNAMKYNDERSDVHVMAKTLLSKFEEKWLQLLPKVTEEETRREEEEAEAQLALQVAQEAAQAKMARDLSNELYEVDVILEELREMVVKRFRKMSTEEKRKLGDALTRLSPEDLSKALEIVAQNNPSFQATAEEVDLDMDAQSESTLWRLKFFVKEALEVQGKNSGSMGGNENQNNKRKRELCDAIAKTKKKTKKLT, from the exons ATGGTGCTCACTACTTCTTTG ATGGAAACATTTGGTGCATCGATTTCAGAGGCGAGGGATGCTGCAACCGCAAATTCTAATGGTGAAAATGAAATAGAGGGTTTCAAGCAACGCGTTGATGAGATAATTTCAAAAGTTGACAAG CTTGAGCAGAAAGTACATGATATAGAGAATTTTTACTCGAGTATGAATAAAAACCAAACAAGCACGCCCAAAGGTAACTCAGCAGCAAAGGATAAAGATAAGGAGAAACATGTTCCAAGTATTAAGAAGCAACAGCAGGATGCCTCTCGTAGAGAAGCGGCTGCTTCAAAAAGAATGCAAGATCTTATGCGTCAGTTCGGCACAATTCTACGCCAG ATCACACAACACAAGTGGGCTTGGCCTTTTATGCAGCCTGTGGACATAGAAGGCCTTGGTTTACATGATTATTATGAG GTCATTGACAAGCCCATGGATTTCAGTACTATTAAGAATCAAATGGAGGCCAAGGATGGTACTGGATATAAGCATGTTCGGGAAATATGTGCTGATGTGAGGTTGGTTTTCAAGAATGCTATGAAATATAACGACGAAAGAAGTGATGTTCATGTGATGGCAAAAACTTTGTTGTCAAAGTTTGAGGAGAAATGGTTGCAACTTTTACCTAAAGTTACTGAAGAG GAAACAAGACGAGAAGAGGAAGAAGCTGAAGCACAGCTAGCCTTGCAAGTTGCTCAAGAAGCAGCTCAAGCCAAAATGGCTAGAGATTTAAGTAATGAG CTGTATGAAGTTGATGTGATTTTAGAAGAACTACGAGAGATGGTTGTTAAAAGATTCAG AAAAATGTCAactgaagaaaagagaaagcttgGAGATGCTCTCACCCGGTTGTCACCTGAAGATCTAAGCAAAGCATTGGAAATTGTTGCTCAAAACAATCCAAGCTTCCAAGCAACTGCCGAAGAGGTGGATCTTGACATGGATGCTCAG AGCGAGTCTACCTTGTGGAGGTTAAAGTTTTTTGTTAAGGAGGCTTTAGAAGTGCAGGGCAAGAACTCAGGAAGCATGGGTGGCAATGAAAACCAGAACAACAAACGGAAAAGAGAGTTGTGTGATGCTATTGccaaaacgaagaagaagaccaagaagCTTACTTGA